The proteins below come from a single Caenibius sp. WL genomic window:
- a CDS encoding DUF1508 domain-containing protein — protein MAHRFEIRKNKKGEYVAYFCYNAETIFWTEGYSSKASAKNAIESIKKNGPGAETVEAES, from the coding sequence ATGGCTCATCGTTTCGAAATCCGGAAGAACAAGAAGGGCGAATACGTCGCGTATTTCTGCTACAACGCGGAAACGATCTTCTGGACGGAAGGGTATTCTTCCAAGGCCAGCGCCAAGAACGCGATCGAATCGATCAAGAAGAACGGCCCGGGCGCCGAAACGGTCGAAGCCGAAAGCTGA